Proteins encoded together in one Variovorax paradoxus EPS window:
- the accD gene encoding acetyl-CoA carboxylase, carboxyltransferase subunit beta: MSWLEKLLPAKIAQTDPAERRQVPEGLWIKCPACETVLYKTDLEHNQNVCPSCSHHHRIGARARLDAFLDAEGRYEVGQEVLPVDALKFKDSRKYPERLKEALENTGETDALVVIGGSVHSINVVVACFEFEFMGGSMGSVVGERFVRGVETAIEQKVPFICFTATGGARMQEGLLSLMQMAKTNAALTRLAKKGLPYISVLTDPTMGGVSAGFAFVGDVVIAEPKALIGFAGPRVIESTVRVTLPEGFQRAEFLQTKGAIDFISDRRELRKTIASTLAMLLRQPADAVS; encoded by the coding sequence ATGAGCTGGCTTGAAAAACTGCTACCCGCCAAGATCGCACAAACCGACCCTGCCGAGCGCCGCCAGGTGCCCGAGGGCCTGTGGATCAAATGCCCGGCCTGCGAGACGGTGCTCTACAAGACCGACCTGGAGCACAACCAGAACGTCTGCCCGAGCTGCAGCCACCATCACCGCATCGGCGCCCGCGCGCGGCTCGACGCGTTCCTCGATGCCGAAGGCCGCTACGAAGTCGGCCAGGAAGTGCTCCCGGTCGACGCCCTCAAGTTCAAGGACAGCCGCAAGTACCCCGAGCGCCTGAAGGAAGCCCTGGAAAACACCGGCGAGACCGACGCGCTGGTCGTCATCGGCGGTTCGGTCCACAGCATCAACGTCGTTGTCGCCTGCTTCGAGTTCGAATTCATGGGCGGCAGCATGGGCAGCGTGGTCGGCGAGCGCTTCGTGCGCGGCGTCGAAACCGCCATCGAGCAGAAGGTGCCGTTCATCTGCTTCACCGCCACCGGCGGCGCGCGCATGCAGGAAGGCCTGCTCTCGCTGATGCAGATGGCCAAGACCAATGCCGCGCTCACGCGCCTGGCGAAGAAGGGCCTGCCCTACATCAGCGTGCTGACCGACCCGACGATGGGCGGCGTGAGCGCCGGCTTCGCCTTCGTGGGCGATGTGGTCATCGCCGAACCCAAGGCGCTGATCGGCTTTGCCGGCCCGCGCGTGATCGAATCGACCGTGCGCGTGACGCTGCCCGAAGGCTTCCAGCGCGCCGAGTTCCTGCAGACCAAGGGCGCGATCGACTTCATCAGCGACCGCCGCGAACTGCGCAAGACCATCGCCAGCACGCTCGCGATGCTGCTGCGCCAGCCGGCCGACGCGGTGAGCTGA
- the trpB gene encoding tryptophan synthase subunit beta, with translation MQSNFQDYQQPDATGHFGNYGGTFASETLTHAINELRDAYAKFKDDPAFLAEFHYELKHFVGRPSPIYHAARTSREMGGAQIYLKREDLNHTGAHKINNVIGQAMLARRMGKPRVIAETGAGQHGVATATICARYGLECVVYMGSQDVKRQSPNVYRMNLLGATVVPVESGSKTLKDALNEAMRDWVTNVENTFYIIGTVAGPHPYPTMVRDFQSVIGTECIEQMPAMLAADGITGEAEGKQPDVVVACVGGGSNAIGIFHPYIPFAGTRLIGVEAAGEGLDSGKHAASILRGSPGVLHGNRTYLLQNEDGQITETHSISAGLDYPGVGPEHAHLADIGRAEYVGITDVEALEAFHYLCRTEGIIPALESSHAVAYALKLAKTMRPDQSILVNLSGRGDKDIGTVADLSGVDFYDRPSMRGLSVKGGK, from the coding sequence CCAAGTTCAAGGACGATCCGGCGTTCCTCGCCGAATTCCACTACGAGCTGAAGCACTTCGTCGGCCGGCCCTCGCCGATCTATCACGCTGCGCGCACCAGCCGCGAAATGGGCGGCGCGCAGATCTACCTCAAGCGTGAAGACCTCAACCACACTGGCGCGCACAAGATCAACAACGTGATCGGCCAGGCGATGCTCGCGCGGCGCATGGGCAAGCCTCGCGTGATCGCCGAGACCGGGGCCGGCCAGCACGGCGTGGCCACCGCCACGATCTGCGCGCGCTACGGCCTGGAATGCGTGGTCTACATGGGCAGCCAGGACGTGAAGCGCCAGAGCCCCAACGTCTACCGCATGAACCTGCTCGGCGCGACCGTGGTGCCGGTCGAATCGGGCAGCAAGACGCTGAAGGACGCGCTCAACGAGGCGATGCGCGACTGGGTCACCAATGTGGAAAACACCTTCTACATCATCGGCACCGTGGCCGGCCCGCACCCCTACCCGACGATGGTGCGCGACTTCCAGAGCGTGATCGGCACCGAGTGCATCGAGCAAATGCCCGCCATGCTGGCGGCCGACGGCATCACCGGCGAAGCCGAGGGCAAGCAGCCCGACGTGGTGGTCGCCTGCGTGGGCGGCGGCAGCAATGCGATCGGCATCTTCCATCCCTACATTCCGTTCGCCGGCACCCGGCTCATCGGCGTGGAAGCGGCGGGCGAAGGCCTGGACAGCGGCAAGCACGCAGCCTCCATCCTGCGCGGCAGCCCAGGCGTGCTGCACGGCAACCGCACCTACCTGCTGCAGAACGAGGACGGCCAGATCACCGAGACGCACAGCATCAGCGCCGGCCTCGACTACCCCGGCGTGGGCCCGGAGCACGCGCACCTGGCCGACATCGGCCGTGCCGAGTACGTCGGCATCACCGACGTCGAGGCGCTCGAAGCCTTCCACTACCTGTGTCGAACGGAGGGCATCATTCCCGCGCTCGAATCCAGCCACGCCGTGGCCTATGCGCTGAAGCTCGCGAAAACCATGCGCCCCGACCAGTCGATCCTGGTGAACCTCTCGGGCCGCGGCGACAAGGACATCGGCACCGTCGCCGACCTGTCGGGCGTCGATTTCTACGACCGCCCCTCGATGCGCGGCCTGAGCGTGAAGGGAGGCAAGTGA
- the trpA gene encoding tryptophan synthase subunit alpha, producing MSRIAATFKTLEAQGRKALIPYVTAGFPFADITPELMHGMVEAGADVIELGVPFSDPMADGPVIQKAGEAALALGVGMKQVLAIVAAFRQKDTTTPVVLMGYANPVERYDLVHGKQAFIRDASAAGVDGLLVVDYPPEECEAFAADLKAANIDLIFLLAPTSTDERMAQVARIASGYVYYVSLKGVTGAGHLDTEAVGQMIPRIRQHVSIPVGVGFGIRDARTAQAVGSAADAVVIGTKIIQLIDGQPREKVVPAVREFLAGIREALDALPAATPKNAAGR from the coding sequence ATGAGCCGCATTGCCGCCACCTTCAAGACCCTCGAGGCGCAGGGCCGCAAGGCGCTGATTCCGTATGTCACCGCCGGCTTCCCCTTCGCCGACATCACCCCCGAGCTAATGCACGGCATGGTCGAGGCAGGCGCCGACGTGATCGAGCTGGGCGTGCCTTTTTCCGACCCGATGGCCGACGGCCCTGTGATCCAGAAGGCCGGCGAAGCCGCGCTGGCCCTGGGCGTCGGCATGAAGCAGGTGCTCGCCATCGTGGCCGCGTTTCGCCAGAAGGACACGACCACGCCGGTGGTGTTGATGGGCTATGCGAACCCGGTCGAGCGCTATGACCTCGTGCACGGCAAACAGGCCTTCATCCGCGACGCATCGGCCGCCGGGGTCGACGGCCTGCTGGTCGTCGACTACCCGCCCGAGGAATGCGAGGCCTTCGCTGCCGACCTGAAGGCGGCGAACATCGACCTGATCTTCCTGCTGGCGCCCACGAGCACCGACGAGCGCATGGCGCAGGTCGCGCGCATCGCGAGCGGCTACGTCTACTACGTGTCGCTCAAGGGCGTGACCGGCGCCGGCCACCTGGACACCGAGGCGGTCGGCCAGATGATCCCGCGCATCCGTCAGCATGTGAGCATCCCGGTCGGCGTGGGCTTCGGCATCCGCGACGCACGCACCGCGCAGGCGGTCGGTTCGGCGGCGGACGCCGTGGTGATCGGCACCAAGATCATCCAGCTGATCGACGGGCAACCGCGCGAGAAGGTGGTGCCCGCGGTGCGCGAATTCCTCGCCGGCATCCGCGAGGCGCTGGACGCCCTGCCGGCGGCTACCCCCAAGAATGCGGCTGGCCGATAA